TTCGTTTTCTTTACTTCTGTTGAAGGCGGGCCTGCGCTGATGGTGCATCCACGTATCTCGTTGGACATAGGCGCAAGATCTTCTGTTCGCATTCTTGAAAGTCACTATGGCAACGCTGGCGTTTCTTATTTCGTAAACTCTGTTTTGGATCTGCACGTCGGTGAAAGCGCAAAAGTTTCTTACGTGCGCGTTCAAGCCGATTCCGACAATGCAATTAACATCGGGCGCACTCGATTGCGCATTGAAAAAAACGCGAACGTGGAAAGCCTGGCTTTTGCAACAGGTGCGGGATTGTCTCGTCACTCCTTAGAAGTTTCTCTAAAAGGGGAAGGTTCTTCTACCGAGGTTTTGGGTGTTTATGCCGTCCGGGGTTCACAACATGTCGATAATACGACTTTGATCGACCACCAAGTGGGCGAGTGCAATACCAATCAGCTTTACAAAGGCATTCTTGATGGCGAGTCACGAGCTGCATTTACCGGTAAAGTGTTGATTCAAAAGGGCGCGCAAAAAGCGAACTCGGCGCAATTGAATAACAATCTTCTTTTGAGCAAAAAGGCCGAGGCAGACAGCCGTCCAGCTCTTGAAATCTATGCTGATGACGTTAAAGCGGCTCACGGTTCAACTGTGGGTCAGTTGGATGAAGAAGAATTATTTTATATGCTTTCGCGTGCAATCCCTAAAAAGAAAGCCATCCATATGATGAGTTATGGATATCTCGCGGAAGTGATTGAAAAGATCTCGAACGATGACATTCAAAAATGGTTGAAGCGCCATTTGGATGAAGTGTTTTCGCAACTGAGCACGGGATCTCGCTAGGAGGAGTTTATGGAAAAACTCAATGAACTCTTTGCCAAAGTCAGAAGTGAATTTCCCGCTTTAACGCAAAAAGCGCACGGCAAAGATATTGTGTATCTTGATACAGCGGCTTCCTCTTTGAAGCCCAAGTCTGTTATTGACCGTATCACGCACTTCTACTCGTTCGAGACCTCGAATGTGCATCGCGGAGCGCACTATCTAAGTGACCTCGCGACTTCACATTTTGAAGCTGCACGTTTGCGTATTGCACAGTTTTTAAATGCCAAGCAGTCGGAAGAAATTATTTTTGTTCGCGGTACAACAGAGGGCATCAACTTGGTGGCTCACTCCTGGGGGGTGGCGAATCTCAAAGCCGGTGATGAAATTCTTGTGACAGAAATGGAACATCACGCGAACATCGTTCCTTGGCAAATGATCGCCGAAAGAATGGGCGCGAAGGTTGTCGCTGTGTCGATTCATGACAATGGCGAACTTGATATGGAAGATCTGAAAAAGAAACTGACTTCCAAAGTTAAGATGGTTGCATTTACGGCGTGCTCAAACACATTGGGCACAAATACAGATATGAAAACGATCACGGCGTGGGCGCATGCTGTGGGTGCGAAAGTCCTTGTCGATGGAGCGCAAATCGTTTCTCAGACTCCTGTGGACGTGCAAGCTATCGATTGTGATTTCTTTGTGCTTTCTGCGCATAAACTTTTTGGACCTTTTGGTTTCGGCGTTGTTTACGGCAAGCGTGAAGTTTTAGATCAAATGCCTCCGTATCAAGGTGGCGGCGCGATGATCTCCAAGGTAACGTTTGCGAAAACGACCTATAATGATGTTCCTCACCGCTTTGAAGCGGGCACTCCACATGTTGAGGGAGCGATCGGTCTGCACACGGCGATTGATTTTGTTTCTAAAATTGGATTTGAAAATATTCATGCTTATGAAGCGAATCTTTTAGAGTATGCAACCAGCAAACTTGAGGCGATTCCGGATTTGAGAATCTTCGGAACCTCTGCGAATAAAGGCCCTATTATTTCCTTTAACTTGCAGGGTGCGCACCATTCTGACGTTGGTCAGATTTTGGATCAAGAAGGTGTGGCTGTTCGTGCGGGCCATCACTGCTGCCAGCCTTTAATGGCCCGCTACGGAATCACAGGCACAGTGCGCGCGTCTATTTCCGTGTATAATAATAAAGAAGATATTGATCGTTTAGTAAAAGCCGTGGTGAAGGCCCGGGAGATGTTGTTATGAGCACCCAAGATGTACTTATCAGAATTCAAGCAACGCCAAATCCGAACGCATGGAAATTTGTCCTTGATCGTCCGGTATTGAATGAAGGCAAAGCGACTTACGCCGATGCGAAAGAAGCGGACCAATCGCTCTTGGCTTCAGCCCTTTTTCAGGTTCCTGGCGTGCGCCAAGTGCATTTCTTCCAGAACGTTATTACGATTACGCACAATTTTGATGACGATCCGGAAGAAATTCAAAAAAACGTATGTGCCGTGATCCAAACTCGCATGCCGGCGCACAATCCGAATCAAACACAGATGGACGAAAAGAAAATGCGCAGAGCAAATCTTCCTGCTGAAGTGCAACAGATCGAAGAAATCCTGGATCACACGGTTCGTCCTGGCTTGCAGGGCGACGGTGGTGACTTGGATGTTGTGAAATACGAAGACAATAAACTTTACGTATTCTATCAAGGCGCGTGCGGTACCTGCCCAAGCGCAACTTCCGGCACATTGATGGCGATTGAAGGAATTCTAAGAGATCAATTCAATCCCGAAATCGAAGTCATTCCCGTTTAATATCTTAATTTAGAATGTACCGGCATAAGCCCCTACCAGAAATGGTGGGGCTTTTTTTTTAGCGACGGGATTTATCACCGAGCTGCTCTTCGGCGGCTCGTTTCATTTCGGGGGCTACGGCCTCCCAGGTGTCTTCCGGGCGACTGGCGAGAATCGCAGAATTCCCCAAAAGATCTTGGCCTCGTTTGCCGGAAGCTTGCAATGTTACCAGTCGTAAATAGGGCCTGGCATCTTTTTTAGTCCAAAGCTCCTGTGATATTTTCCCAGAGGACCGGGCTTAAAAGTTCGGAGCCGATCATAAGAACTGGTTCCGCGTCTTTCGCCTTTCCTTTTTTTGCTTCTGTCGGCAAGTGTCCTGTGCCGCCAATTTTGTCAAACCATGAGCGGCGTATCGCCAAAGAGTTAGAAATAAAAAGATGCGGGAAGGTTTCGAGTTCTTTCTTATTCGCACGTCCGTACTCAAACGTGCTGAGAACATTGAACTTCTTCGACGTTTCGATGTTCTCAAGTTTTTGGAATCCCAACTCTGTCAGATATTTAAATTTCTGACGTCCCGGCTGTTTGGACGTGAAAATCAAATCCAAGTTCCCGGAAAGGAAATTGGCTTCCAGTTCGTTAAGGTCGAAGATATCGAGCGTGATCTTTTTTACGCCGACCTCTTCAAAACACAGTTTCGAAGTGTTGAGCGCGAAATCAGAAAGGCCTTCCAAAGTTCCGATGTGCAGTTCGGCGACCATTTGGTTGTTGCTGATACCTTGCAGTTCTGTTTCCAAACGACGCGTGGATTTTTCAAAGATCTCGGAAAGTTGAAACGCCACTGTCGTCCAGCCCGATTTACGTTTTGCGGAGCGGTCGAGGAGAACGATTTTTAATTCATCTTCAATCTTGGCAATAATACGGGAAAGTTGCGGTTGACTGAGGCCGACATGCAAGGCCGCTGCAGAAAGATTTTTAAAGTGAACGGCTTTAGCAAGGACGCTGAGTTCGTAATAAAGTTGTTGCATCAAGTCTCCACGCTCAAGGTTTTCGGATGTAATTCAAGAAGGCGATCATGCCAAGAATAATGGCGAGGGCGTAACCGATAAAGCTGATTGTCGGAACGCCTGCAATATGGCTGACGGTATCGTGTACAAAAATATAAGAAGAACTAAGGATCAAAGCTGCGATAATGACGCCTAAGAAAAGTAAATTCGAGGAGCTTTCAACAGAGCGTTTCAGTTCTTTAATTTCACCGACTTTTAATCGAAAGGCATGGTCGGGACTGTTTACTTTTCTAAGAAAGAAGTTCAGTTGGCGCGGTAAAGAGTTTAAAAACGCTTTCGATTCTCGCGCCATTTGTGTCATGTCGTTCATCACGCGCTGGGGGCCGTATTGAGTCTTGGCCAAATCTCCGGCGAATTCCAAAGAGTACTGCAGGAAATCGAAGTCCTTTTGAATCTTGCGGCCCATACCTTCAATGGAAACGATGGATTTAAAGAACAGCATCAAATCGGTCGGTACATGCAAATGATGTCGAGCCGCGATGCCTGAAGACTTCATCAGGATTTTTCCAAGATTCACGTTTTTAAGAGTTAATCCGAAATAAGGCGCAATCAACTCGCGCAGATCTTTGGCAAAGAGGTCGACGTTCACCCGATCCGTGAAAGGCGCAAGATCCACGTACTCGTAGGCCAAGCGTTCGTAATCTTCCTTGGATAGAGCTAAAAGCATATTGGCGATAGCGGATTGAGTGCGCACATTCAAACGGCCTACCACGCCGAAATCAATCAAACCAATTTGATTTTGGGGAAGAACAAAGAAATTTCCAGCGTGCAGATCCCCGTGAAAAAGACCGTCTTCGAAGACCATTTTTAGATAGGCACGAAGACTGCGGCGAATGACTTCGCTAGGATCAATGTTTTCTTGGCGTAAAGAACCTTCCTGCGAAAGGGGAATGCCGGGAAGCAGCTCCATCACAAGTACTCGCTCTGTCGTTAAGTCGAAATAGACCTTAGGAATTTTGATGTGTTCGTCTGCGGCGAAATTTTCTTGGAAGCGACGGATATTATTCGCTTCGACAACGAAGTTCGTCTCCAGCTCTAAAGTTCTAAAATATTCGTCGACGATGCCGGTAGGATTGTACGGGCGTGACTCTGGTACGTACGTCACAAGCAGATCGGCGAGCAGGTAAAGGACATTTAAGTCGTCGTTGATAGTTTGAATAATTCCTGGACGCTGTACTTTAACGACAACGTCTTCGCCCGTTGCGAGGCGGGCTTTGTGCACTTGAGCGATGCTGGCAGAGCCTAGCGGAGTCGGATCAATACTTTCGAACTTTTGGTAAAGCGAATTGCCAAATTCTTCTCTTAAGACGGATTCAACAACTTCAAATGAAAGAGGCTGCACGCGATCATGAAGTTTTTCGAATTCAGCGACATATTCGTCGGGAACTAAATCGGGACGGGACGCGAGAAGCTGACCAAGTTTTACGAAGGTGGGACCGAGCTCTTCAAAACTGATACGCAGACGCTCTGGCATCGAAAGTCTTTCGATGTCAGAGGCCGTGTTAAGTCTTTCAATAATGAACTTACCGAGCTTTACCTTTTCCGCGACCTGGTGAAACCCGTGCTTTGCGAACACTCCGACGATCGTTCTCAGTCTTCCCGCGTTTTTGAGAGTCTTTCCGATCTGGCTTCCGGTCTTTAAGGCTGTCACTATTCTTCTCCGAATAGTCGTTATTATCTCGGAGTTTAGACTGTTCGGCAAACATCAATTTTTTACTGAGCTTGGGCTTGTCTTTAGAAGAGGTGTCTTCATCTCTTCGACGATATTTCTCTGGACCAAGGATCATATCAAGCAAGCTTTGGTCAGGTCCTCGGCGCTCGCCATCGCGAGATTCCGGTGGACTGAACTTCGCTTGGCGCTCGAGTTTTTGCAACTTTTGCGCTTGTCCTTCTTTGTCCTGACGAGAGTCGCGGAAGAATTTGGATTTCTGATCGCGATCTTTTCTGAAAGACTTTTCTTTAAAAGATTTTTCGCCGCCAGGACCGCGACGCTCGCGTTCGCCATCACGGTCGCGTTCACGGCGTGGGCCGCGCTCTTCCCTGTCGCGGTCTCGATCTCGGCCTCGGCCGTGACGGGCCTCTTTACGAGGACCTTCCCCAGTGCGCGGACGATCTTGTTTGTGAAGTTTCTTGAGGAGCTTTTCTGCTGAAATTTCCGCAGCAGTGCGATCATCCTCTTCGTCCATTTCTTCTTTCTCAACGCCGGACAGAACGAAGTTGATCTGGCCTAGTTCAGGATCTGCAGCGGCGACTTGGATGCGAATCATGTCGCCAATGCTGTAAGCAAAGCCGGAACGTTTGGCAACAAGACGAAGATTTTCTTCGTCATACTCGAAGCGCTCTTTGCCAAGATCATCAAGACGGACAAGTCCGTCAACGTCGTATTCACGTAGCAGAACGAAAACACCGAACTTAGCGACAGAGCTGATCATTCCATCAAACTCTTGCCCGACAAATTTTTCCATGAAGCGGGCTTTTTTGATTGATTGAACTTGGCGCTCCGCTTTGACCGATCTTTGCTCTGCCGCGGAAAGAATTGTTCCTGCCGAAGAAAGGTCATCTTCGCTCATTAAGCGATACTGCGAGTTCGGCATCACCTGATTTTTCAGAAGGCGATGCACGATCAAGTCAGGATAACGGCGAATCGGCGAAGTAAAGTGTGTATAGAATTCAAATCCCAAGCCGAAGTGACCTACGTTGTTCATACTGTACTTCGCCTGGCTCATTGAACGAAGGGTCAGGATGTTAAGGATTTGCGCTTCAGGACGGTTTTCAAACTCTTCAAGAGCTTTTGTCAGTCTCTTTTGTAATTTTCCCTGTCCCAGTTTTGTTTTGCCGCCAAAGTTCGCCAGATATTTTTCAAGAAGGCGGATGGCTTGCTCATTTGGCGGTTCGTGAATACGGTACAAAGCCGGAATATTTCTGCTTGCAAGAAATTTACCCACGGCCACGTTCGCTGCAAGCATCATTTCTTCAATCAAACGGTGAGAGAATAAACGCTCGGATCGTTGAATGTCGACGGGGACTCCGGCGCCGTCAATAACCAATTCTGTTTCTGGGATTTCCAAATCGAGCGAACCTTCTTTGAATCTTTTGGCCATTAGAATTTTGGCAAGATCGGAAAGTCTTAGAATATTTTCTTTAACGTGACTGAATTTCTCGATGTCATTTCCGTCGATGATTTCTTGCGCTTCTCCGTATGTGACACGGGCTTTGCTTTCCATGACGGCTTCATAGAAGTCGGATTTCTTGAGGTCTCCGGTAAAATCGAAAAGCATCTCGGCCACAACACAGAGGCGAGGGACATGAGGATTTAACGAACAAAGTCCGTTACTAAGAACTTCCGGAAGCATCGGCACGACATAGTTAGGGAAATAAACCGACGTCCCGCGCTCGTACGCATCTTTATCGATTGCTGAACCCACGCGAACATAATGACTGACATCCGCGATCGCGACGTAAAGAAGAAATCCATCGTTATGAACTTCTACATAAACCGCGTCGTCAAAATCCTTCGCAGTGGCTCCGTCAATAGTAATCAGATTTTTATCGCGAAGATCGACACGGCCTTTGAAATCTTTTTCGTTGGGAACCTCGTCGAACTGTTTAGCCGCTTCAAGAGTTTCTTTTGAAAATTCCAGCGGAATATTGTTCGAGCGAATGACGCGTTTGATGTCCGTTAATGGATCCAGGGCGTTTCCGATAATCTCTGTCACTTTACCTGCGAAAGGTTTTCCCTCTTCGGGATAGGACGTGATTTCTGCCGCGACAAGCTCTTTGTCCTTGGCGTTCATGGAGTCTTCAATTTTGATTTTAAGATCTTGACCCCAGCCTTTGCCCTCGTCGCGAATAGCGCCCAGGCGGTCGTTCATTCGATAAAAACGGCCTACGATAGTTTTTGTGCCGCGTGAAAGAACACGAATGATCTCGCCGCGGAAGCGATCTGTACCTTTTTCGGGAAAGACTTCGATGGACACTTTATCATTCGTCATAATTCCTTCCATCGAATGGCGGGGAATATATACATCAGGATGTTCTATATCATCAGGAATAAAAAAGCCGAAGCCGTCAGGATGTCTTTTGATTGTACCGTTGAGAAGTCTTTTCTTTTGCATTGTCAGGATGTTCTTCCTTTATCTTTCTCAGAGTATCACAACATAAGAAAGGAAAAGAACTTAAATCCATAAACAGAAAATTGGCACAGGACCTAAAATGGCGCGAACGTAACTGAAGAAATAAAAAAGGCCGCGTGAGGCGGCCTTTTTTATTTTTGTTGTGTCAATTTTTAGAAATAAGCAAGAGCACCCAGTGTTACAAGGTGTGCTGAACCAGTTGCCGCTCCATCGGCGTCGACAAAAGCGTCTTCATCGGCAGAGTCATTTCTGTATTCAACATAAAGATTGAAGTTCTCTGTCAGAGCAATTTTGTCAGCAAGGATGAAAGAGTTGATTGTTTCCGCTCCCGCGCCGTAACCAATCTCGCTGGCACCACGAACGTACTCGTAGCGAAGTGCTAAGTTATTGATTCCAAGGCCATATGTTAAAACTGCGCTTGTTGAATCGGCCCAATGATTGTGTTCTCCATCAGGTTTAAATGTGCGTGAATCATAAGTGATCGCAAGACCGAAATTATCTGTGAACTTGTAAGAAGCCCAAACGCTGGAAGAAGATTTGTCTACTTTGCCGGTAGCTGGCGCTACCGCTGAATCTGTTCCTGTAAGGTAGCCTGCAAACCATGTGATGCCGGCAAAAACGCCTGTGATTGAAGCCTCTGTCGTTTTAGTCGGTGTGTAGTCATCGCCAAAAGCACCGTAAGTCGTCTGATTATATGTCGACACCGTGGCTGTGAGCCAGTCGCCAGCGATGTACTTCGCACGAAGACCTTCGCCGTAACCAGGCACGATAGATTGGTAGGCAATCGTATTAGTATAAGTCGCGTTTTCGTACTTCATAAGCGACTCATAACCCATTGTCGTCAAGAAACGACCGAAACCAATATATAGATTAGCTGCTGGTTTGTAGAATATCTCAAGCTGATCAAGAGTGCCGAAGTTGGCTTTCTTCTGAACGGCTGCATCTGTATAAGAAGTTGTTGTGTAGTTAAGGCGAGTCAGGAAAGAGAGCTTGTCTGTTTCTTTCTTAAGAAGAGCTTGCACGTAATTCAAACGATAGTTCTCGTTTGTCGCTCCTCCCGTGTAGAGCATAGGAGTGCCTTTTGAGGACACAAAGTTATAGTCAAAAGCTGCCTCGGCGTTAACTGTGATTCCTGCAATGTCAGCAGCACTTGCTGATGCACTTACAAGAAAGATGACAGACGCCAAAATTTTAGAAACGTTCACAACGAAACTCCTTTATATTGGTTTTGAGTTGTTAAGTATGGTTAAGATTATGACCTTGGTCTAGGTGTGTAACGTAAAAAATGTATA
This region of Bdellovibrio sp. 22V genomic DNA includes:
- the sufD gene encoding Fe-S cluster assembly protein SufD — encoded protein: MNLLSTYDRFSQVQPAEGALASFRQAGYDYALKKGLPTRKDEEWHYTSVKVLGEVNFMPSAFNPVEPSHETMTEIRKHLNADFCNVVFFNGVLNKTLSDELPAGFTLRELSEYPTHFDDAFDALNSAYLSKPFVAALAKETSVEKPVNFVFFTSVEGGPALMVHPRISLDIGARSSVRILESHYGNAGVSYFVNSVLDLHVGESAKVSYVRVQADSDNAINIGRTRLRIEKNANVESLAFATGAGLSRHSLEVSLKGEGSSTEVLGVYAVRGSQHVDNTTLIDHQVGECNTNQLYKGILDGESRAAFTGKVLIQKGAQKANSAQLNNNLLLSKKAEADSRPALEIYADDVKAAHGSTVGQLDEEELFYMLSRAIPKKKAIHMMSYGYLAEVIEKISNDDIQKWLKRHLDEVFSQLSTGSR
- a CDS encoding cysteine desulfurase, coding for MEKLNELFAKVRSEFPALTQKAHGKDIVYLDTAASSLKPKSVIDRITHFYSFETSNVHRGAHYLSDLATSHFEAARLRIAQFLNAKQSEEIIFVRGTTEGINLVAHSWGVANLKAGDEILVTEMEHHANIVPWQMIAERMGAKVVAVSIHDNGELDMEDLKKKLTSKVKMVAFTACSNTLGTNTDMKTITAWAHAVGAKVLVDGAQIVSQTPVDVQAIDCDFFVLSAHKLFGPFGFGVVYGKREVLDQMPPYQGGGAMISKVTFAKTTYNDVPHRFEAGTPHVEGAIGLHTAIDFVSKIGFENIHAYEANLLEYATSKLEAIPDLRIFGTSANKGPIISFNLQGAHHSDVGQILDQEGVAVRAGHHCCQPLMARYGITGTVRASISVYNNKEDIDRLVKAVVKAREMLL
- a CDS encoding NifU family protein — encoded protein: MSTQDVLIRIQATPNPNAWKFVLDRPVLNEGKATYADAKEADQSLLASALFQVPGVRQVHFFQNVITITHNFDDDPEEIQKNVCAVIQTRMPAHNPNQTQMDEKKMRRANLPAEVQQIEEILDHTVRPGLQGDGGDLDVVKYEDNKLYVFYQGACGTCPSATSGTLMAIEGILRDQFNPEIEVIPV
- a CDS encoding LysR family transcriptional regulator, whose amino-acid sequence is MQQLYYELSVLAKAVHFKNLSAAALHVGLSQPQLSRIIAKIEDELKIVLLDRSAKRKSGWTTVAFQLSEIFEKSTRRLETELQGISNNQMVAELHIGTLEGLSDFALNTSKLCFEEVGVKKITLDIFDLNELEANFLSGNLDLIFTSKQPGRQKFKYLTELGFQKLENIETSKKFNVLSTFEYGRANKKELETFPHLFISNSLAIRRSWFDKIGGTGHLPTEAKKGKAKDAEPVLMIGSELLSPVLWENITGALD
- a CDS encoding AarF/ABC1/UbiB kinase family protein, with the protein product MFAKHGFHQVAEKVKLGKFIIERLNTASDIERLSMPERLRISFEELGPTFVKLGQLLASRPDLVPDEYVAEFEKLHDRVQPLSFEVVESVLREEFGNSLYQKFESIDPTPLGSASIAQVHKARLATGEDVVVKVQRPGIIQTINDDLNVLYLLADLLVTYVPESRPYNPTGIVDEYFRTLELETNFVVEANNIRRFQENFAADEHIKIPKVYFDLTTERVLVMELLPGIPLSQEGSLRQENIDPSEVIRRSLRAYLKMVFEDGLFHGDLHAGNFFVLPQNQIGLIDFGVVGRLNVRTQSAIANMLLALSKEDYERLAYEYVDLAPFTDRVNVDLFAKDLRELIAPYFGLTLKNVNLGKILMKSSGIAARHHLHVPTDLMLFFKSIVSIEGMGRKIQKDFDFLQYSLEFAGDLAKTQYGPQRVMNDMTQMARESKAFLNSLPRQLNFFLRKVNSPDHAFRLKVGEIKELKRSVESSSNLLFLGVIIAALILSSSYIFVHDTVSHIAGVPTISFIGYALAIILGMIAFLNYIRKP
- the rnr gene encoding ribonuclease R, with amino-acid sequence MQKKRLLNGTIKRHPDGFGFFIPDDIEHPDVYIPRHSMEGIMTNDKVSIEVFPEKGTDRFRGEIIRVLSRGTKTIVGRFYRMNDRLGAIRDEGKGWGQDLKIKIEDSMNAKDKELVAAEITSYPEEGKPFAGKVTEIIGNALDPLTDIKRVIRSNNIPLEFSKETLEAAKQFDEVPNEKDFKGRVDLRDKNLITIDGATAKDFDDAVYVEVHNDGFLLYVAIADVSHYVRVGSAIDKDAYERGTSVYFPNYVVPMLPEVLSNGLCSLNPHVPRLCVVAEMLFDFTGDLKKSDFYEAVMESKARVTYGEAQEIIDGNDIEKFSHVKENILRLSDLAKILMAKRFKEGSLDLEIPETELVIDGAGVPVDIQRSERLFSHRLIEEMMLAANVAVGKFLASRNIPALYRIHEPPNEQAIRLLEKYLANFGGKTKLGQGKLQKRLTKALEEFENRPEAQILNILTLRSMSQAKYSMNNVGHFGLGFEFYTHFTSPIRRYPDLIVHRLLKNQVMPNSQYRLMSEDDLSSAGTILSAAEQRSVKAERQVQSIKKARFMEKFVGQEFDGMISSVAKFGVFVLLREYDVDGLVRLDDLGKERFEYDEENLRLVAKRSGFAYSIGDMIRIQVAAADPELGQINFVLSGVEKEEMDEEDDRTAAEISAEKLLKKLHKQDRPRTGEGPRKEARHGRGRDRDRDREERGPRRERDRDGERERRGPGGEKSFKEKSFRKDRDQKSKFFRDSRQDKEGQAQKLQKLERQAKFSPPESRDGERRGPDQSLLDMILGPEKYRRRDEDTSSKDKPKLSKKLMFAEQSKLRDNNDYSEKNSDSLKDRKPDRKDSQKRGKTENDRRSVRKARVSPGRGKGKAR
- a CDS encoding outer membrane beta-barrel protein — its product is MNVSKILASVIFLVSASASAADIAGITVNAEAAFDYNFVSSKGTPMLYTGGATNENYRLNYVQALLKKETDKLSFLTRLNYTTTSYTDAAVQKKANFGTLDQLEIFYKPAANLYIGFGRFLTTMGYESLMKYENATYTNTIAYQSIVPGYGEGLRAKYIAGDWLTATVSTYNQTTYGAFGDDYTPTKTTEASITGVFAGITWFAGYLTGTDSAVAPATGKVDKSSSSVWASYKFTDNFGLAITYDSRTFKPDGEHNHWADSTSAVLTYGLGINNLALRYEYVRGASEIGYGAGAETINSFILADKIALTENFNLYVEYRNDSADEDAFVDADGAATGSAHLVTLGALAYF